ctctctctctccttcttcATTCTTTCCTTTCCACCATTAAAGACCATTCCTTTCATCCAAATTCATTATCAGTATCCAAAACCCATCTCACACATTCCCTCACTCTCCTAATTATTCACCATACTCTCTTCTCTCTCATTCGCTCATTCAATCAAGATTTCTCTTCAGGTAACTCGATTCTCCATTAATGCTGTTtcgttttgttttgttttctctCATTTCGTAGCTACTTTGATAGAGATAAGACAATGAATGTATTTTATCTCTTAATTCTATCGTTACTTTATTTGATTTTAGATTTGggtttttgtttatttgttaaaGATTCTCTTTTTATCTCCCTAGTGAATAAGTAAAAAGAAAATGATGAAGAATTCCTTGTTTGGGCAGTGGGATTGGATTAGTTTCTGTTTGATTGTGTGAGTGAACATTGGTTATTGATACCCAATTGTTTGTTTTtcatttatttgattatttcttGGTTAAATTTGGTTAAAATTCTAAATGGGTTGTTCTTTCAttgtttttctttgatttcctcTGTTTAGTTGGGTATTCATTCTTTGGATATTTTGCATGTTGTTAATTGAAGTTGAAGAGAAGACTGAGATTTTAAAGGCTTATTTGATTTTTGGGTGTGGCATTGTGTTTTTTAAGGTAATGATTGGTTGTGTTAATTTAATCTGAATTATATTATGGGAATTTAGTAATGTGAGTTATAGTTAATCATTGATTATGTGTAGATCAGTAGATCTTATTGATTTTCTTACTTAAGTTGCTTACTTAAATTATTGCTCTTTCAGTCTAAAATAACTTGTCAAAAACGAAACCTTTTGGTTTTAATTTCTGTCTGAAGAcaaatttgatttttatttcttcaatttctGTTTTTGGTTAGGATTATATTGGGAAGGGTTgccattttcttttttctttatccAACTGTAGAAATGTAATTTGAATTGGAGAAACTTTTTGCTTAAGAGCCTTATTTTATTGAGAAATAATTTCTTATGTTCTTATTGTTTtataggagagagagagagagaaaagattcATCTAGTTTGGTAAATAAAGTAGCCGAGTTTGTAAAAGTTAAGTCTTAGGGATGGCTGGAGGAACCACTATTACGGAAGCTGTAAAAGAGTTTTCAAAGGAAAATGGATCTTTCCATAATATGAAGAACCAAGGTAAATCGGGTGTTAATGGGACTGTGAGAGGTAAGGGAGATTTACCGTATGCATTTTTCAGCAAAGAGCAGGATAGTTCGTCTTCTTCTTGCTCGGTTGCAGTTGATGGAGAAGAGATAGGGGGGATCGAAgattctttggaatcattatgTGTTAGTGTCTCAGAGCGTTCAAAGTATCGTTCTGCTTCTATTGGTACCGTCTCAAGCATTATTGGCAAGGATTATGTGAAGACCGCACAATTCAAACAAGGATATGTCAAAGCAAACAAATCGATGAAGCTAAACTCGAAGGTGTTGCCAGTATCCGAACCTTTGATAAGAGAAGCTAAGTTAAATTCTGAAAAGGATGATAATGTGCATGACGACATGGAGGAGTTTCTGTTCCATATGCTTGGAGATGGATTCCAGTTAGAGAGAGATGTGATTCGACAAGTTCTTGGTAATTCTTTTATTTGGGCATGTTGAAATACTTTATTTGGTTTTTAATAACTTATTTCGTTTTACAAATTTGTCCAACAAACATTGTTTGATGCTAAGTGAAATTAGTTTAGTTTAAATCTTGTAAGAAAAAATGAACTAATTCTAAAACCTTTTACATATAAACTTGTAAGAATTTCGGCCTACTTAATTGCTGTCAAGTTTTCTTATTTGATTTGGGATTGTAGTTAGAATAACTTTGATCTATATTTCGATTAGCTAATCGAGTTTTATGTTGAACTTGCAGATGCTTGTGGGTATGATATGCCTAAGGTACACGAAAATCATTGCTATCTCAAGTTTTTGTTTATTCCCTTTATTTCTTAAACTTCATTACGAAAAAAAGAAAACTCTTTTGCACTTAactatttctttttcatttagaGTATGGAGAAATTACTTGATATATCCATAGCAACTTTGGACGAAAAGAGCGAATCTGATAGTGGCTCCACTGACAAGGTTGGTATGATTCTCACATAGGGGAGGGAACAAAGTCCCTTCAATGACGTTGTTAAACTAATCTCGGTCTAATTTGAGTTGGTTTTTCAGTATACAGGCTTGCATTCGAAAGCTGAATATACTTCATATCAGAGGAAGTGTACAAGATATCCCGGGGGGTAATGTCTCTTTTCATAATTCATTTAGCTTTTCAATTATTTCTCACATGGTTTTCTAATTTGAGGTGTAATTGTGCTTGTGTACAGTACTACTACTGAGGATACAGCTTCAAACTCAAGTGAAGATTTCTCTGTTGTAGGAAATCGGAAAAATAATCTGGAGAGGGATATACTGACTTCTTTATTTTGTGCTCCCGATACAAATAAGAATGATTTTGTGTTACCTAATAAAGTAAGAGTAAAAACAACAAAGTCGCGGGGTTTGTTTGGAGATGCTGTGAAAGAACCTCTACAGGACTCTACACTAGAAGTAGAACAAAATATAACTTCGGTGCAGCCACGAAAAAAGGATGAGTATGGTATGCTCATTTTGCCACTTctacgagtatatatatatatatgctaatAAGTATTTCTGTAATGACGggcttgttttgttttgttttgcagATCAAGATGAGGAAAGGTACCAAGCTGTTCGTCGAGGTGTGAAGGAGAATAGTGAACTGATGAAGCAGTATTATAAATCTGTATGTGGCCTTTTCTCGTCTATCTAACCGAGTTAATAAGTTTGGAACTGATGTAATTTCTTGGTTAGGCTGTAGAAGCGTTGACAAAAGGCGATGGTGATCTGTTTGAAAAGCTAAAAGAACAGGTATGTTTGTTGTTACTGAACTTGATCGGATTAGGACTTGCGGTTAGTGTGTTGTAACAGAGTCATCGTCATGGCTtatgttgttgttattttgcaGGGTGAGATTTACTACAAAAAGGCTCGTGAAGCACACGAGGAGTCCTGTAAAATGATTCTCGAAACCAGCAAGTCAGTATCTAATCTAATTCGTAGGATAtgtaaataccatttttcttCTTTGTCCAATTCTTTATTctcatttttctcttcttgttgTTGATAGAGATGTTGACACCGAAGAGGACATGGTGGAGGACTTGCAGGATTATGATGCAAAGGGAGCGGTACGGCTTTTGAAGGATCTTCTTTCGTCACTTTCAGGCATTTCATGTTAGTCCAATTCGGTTTTCTGCTCATTTTCATTTGTTATGATGTCATTGTTTGTTAATCGAAATAATAATATTCGAAAAGAAATGTATTGTTCATCCTCAGCTATCCAATATCTCAAGCTGATCTTAGACTCGAAAGGGGAAGAAGACAGCTCCAAAGGACTTCGTAGAAGACGGGTAAAAGATAGTTCTTTCACAAACATTATGATTCAAATTTCGATCCCATCATTCTGATGTGAtgtgttttatgtttttatcgACATTGGAACAGGTTTTGAAGTTGTTGGAGAAAGAATCCATCGAGTGGACGGAGGAGGGAGAGAGTTCGGGAACGATTTGTATTCGGTTGGATAGAATCAACCCTAGACGTTTGAGTTTTGTCAAGAAGTGAATTgccttcaattttttttgatcTTGGAATCAATTAATTAGGGTGAGTTGAGTGGTTTCGATGATTGGAGTTTCGAGTTGAGATAATTACGAGTCGAGATTAGGATACGCAAAAAATTGTGCACACACTCGCAAGTGAAATCTTGTTAACTATACCGTTAAATTTTGTAAGGTGACAAAACTGCGATATCATTGTGTGTAAAAAGTGTGTATGCTACGTTGAGATAGTTATTACTCTATTTTAGACATTTATGTAAGTTGGTTAATTTGATGTAAAAAcacaatatattataatataattacatTGTCTTCAAAAGGCaaattgaattgatttttttacacttttttttaaaaattaataacaaataatgtatttatttgtttaaaaaGGGATTGATGATccataaaaatacaattaaaaaattaattttgctttttctttctaaaatttAGTAACCTAGTGATAAGTCTCACCCAAGATTCTTCTGAATTTTTTGCTAGTTAAAATTCTCCCAAAAACTATTCCTAATATTGTGtacaaatacaattaaaaataaatttttacattataaATTCAATCATTAAAATTggattagttttttttagaatGAATGAAATTTCTTGCTAGGCCTAAGCCAAAATAAGTTTGTAAACTTACATAAATTCAAGTCATCTTAGTCATTAAACTCTTCGGAGcgattacaaaataaaaacttaaaattattataaatcaaATGAATATCTTGTAAAACTAAACCATAAACTATCAAACATGACTCGTTCTTATTACACAATTTAGAAACAACTTGGGAATCTATTTCAATTTTAACATTGACATAGTCTAGCCAATGTCAATGTTGAATTCTACAGATGTGTCATACCACATCA
This region of Cannabis sativa cultivar Pink pepper isolate KNU-18-1 chromosome 7, ASM2916894v1, whole genome shotgun sequence genomic DNA includes:
- the LOC115697446 gene encoding putative nuclear RNA export factor SDE5 isoform X1 — encoded protein: MAGGTTITEAVKEFSKENGSFHNMKNQGKSGVNGTVRGKGDLPYAFFSKEQDSSSSSCSVAVDGEEIGGIEDSLESLCVSVSERSKYRSASIGTVSSIIGKDYVKTAQFKQGYVKANKSMKLNSKVLPVSEPLIREAKLNSEKDDNVHDDMEEFLFHMLGDGFQLERDVIRQVLDACGYDMPKSMEKLLDISIATLDEKSESDSGSTDKYTGLHSKAEYTSYQRKCTRYPGGTTTEDTASNSSEDFSVVGNRKNNLERDILTSLFCAPDTNKNDFVLPNKVRVKTTKSRGLFGDAVKEPLQDSTLEVEQNITSVQPRKKDEYDQDEERYQAVRRGVKENSELMKQYYKSAVEALTKGDGDLFEKLKEQGEIYYKKAREAHEESCKMILETSKDVDTEEDMVEDLQDYDAKGAVRLLKDLLSSLSGISSIQYLKLILDSKGEEDSSKGLRRRRVLKLLEKESIEWTEEGESSGTICIRLDRINPRRLSFVKK
- the LOC115697446 gene encoding putative nuclear RNA export factor SDE5 isoform X2, encoding MAGGTTITEAVKEFSKENGSFHNMKNQGKSGVNGTVRGKGDLPYAFFSKEQDSSSSSCSVAVDGEEIGGIEDSLESLCVSVSERSKYRSASIGTVSSIIGKDYVKTAQFKQGYVKANKSMKLNSKVLPVSEPLIREAKLNSEKDDNVHDDMEEFLFHMLGDGFQLERDVIRQVLDACGYDMPKSMEKLLDISIATLDEKSESDSGSTDKYTGLHSKAEYTSYQRKCTRYPGGTTTEDTASNSSEDFSVVGNRKNNLERDILTSLFCAPDTNKNDFVLPNKVRVKTTKSRGLFGDAVKEPLQDSTLEVEQNITSVQPRKKDEYDQDEERYQAVRRGVKENSELMKQYYKSAVEALTKGDGDLFEKLKEQGEIYYKKAREAHEESCKMILETSKDVDTEEDMVEDLQDYDAKGAVRLLKDLLSSLSGISSIQYLKLILDSKGEEDSSKGLRRRRVLKLLEKESIEWTEEGESSGTICIRLDRINPRRLSFVKK